Within the Catalinimonas niigatensis genome, the region AAGCATGATGCCGATGATCACTGCTCCTATGATAATTAAAATACTGAAAGGTCCATCCATGTAGGTAATATTAGTTAGGGAGGTGTTGGCTATTTGTGCAGGTTAAAGCTATAGGATATCAGGGAGATTACCTACCAAGTCGTTTGTAATTTGTCATACATTTCAAATCTTACTACTTACGTTGTGCCTATAAGTATTCTCTGAATCTTTCTACGTCCATTAACATTAGAACTGTCATTTCTATCTTCTATTCATTGAGATAAGACTGATGGCTAAGAAGCTACATTCATTTATATTTAACTGTGTTGTAACTTCATAAAAATCATACATTTTTTAGGAGTAGTATATGTAAACAGTATACATGAGTATAAAACTAAAGATGATCGCCCTAATTTCATCAAAGCTACTGACCGTAAGCTGCTGATTACCGCAGCTTGATCAATTCAGAATAGCCTGCTTCAAGACTGACAACCATGTTTATCGCCTTTATATGCTACTAATATGCTTACTTCTGAAAACATCTGTGTATCCCTATCAAAGTATTTCTTTGTCCAGCAAACAGAATTGATTCTCTTCTAAATAATAAATTAACCATATTTCTTTGCTCTTTGTGAGCTTTTCACTATTCTAAGAAGTTCTAATGACAAACTTCTTTATGTTTTCTATTTGAATCCCTAAGCCCTGAAGTGAGCTAGTTTGAAAAGAAGAGCCTCATATTATATTTAAGATCAACACGCATGGACGCAGCAGATATCATTGAACAGGAAAAAGATAACATTATTCAACAGTGGATAGAAAGTGTAGAGACAGAAATCCCTCATTCTCAGAATTACGAAGAACCTACCATTATGAACAGCGTTCCCGAACTTCTGGATGCCTTGATAAAGGCGATACGTTCCAGGGATGTCAGTCATCTGGCAACTAAAGGGGCTGTACATGGCAAACAAAGGGCTCCCTTTCCGGAATATTCATTGCGCCATGTCATCAAAGAGTACCGCTTGCTTAAGAGAACACTTTTTAGCGTTCTGGATGCGTATCCTAAAAGTAATGAGAGCCTGGAACGAGATATTGTCATGTACGTCATTGATGAGGCAGTAGAACAAGCTAGTGAAGCCTTTTATCAGTTTAGGATGGCCGAAGATACTTCAGATAAAGAGAAAGTGGAAAACTTACTGGTACAGATGAAAGACCAGGATAACCTTCGGGATCAGTTTATCGCTGCACTGTCTCATGATATCCGTAATCCTCTCAATAATACGCTATCAGCGGTAGCACTGCTCGAGAACAGACTGTCAAGTGCAGATGACGAACTCGTGCACAAATTGCTAAATGTGATTAAGCTTAGCATGGATAAAGGCAATGCCTTGATCAATAATTTGCTAAATGTAAGTCTTATTCAGGCAGGAGAGCATTTACCTATTTACCGCGAAGAAGGTGACCTTCTCAAGGAAATTAAAGAGTCTGTCAACAGTTTGAGCCCTGACATACAGTCAAGGGTTAATATTTACCATCATCAGACAGAAATCTCAGGCTACTGGGATATAAAAGCATTATGCCGGGCTATTGATAACCTGATTTCTAATGCACTTAAGCACGGTGATCCCAAAAAAGAGATCAACATTAGGTTTAATCAGGATGAACAGCAGACCAGCATTGAAGTGCATAACCATAACAATGGTAAACCAATTCCTGAAGAAAAGCAGAAAGAACTGTTTGACCTTTACTATCGTGATTCACCTAGTAAGTCGCGAGGATGGGGGCTGGGGCTAACGTTGGTAAAAGGTATTGTAGATGCCCACAATGGTGAAGTAAAAGTACACAGTACTGAAGAAAAAGGCACTGCTTTTATCCTCATTCTTCCCAACTGGAAAGAAGAATAGAAAATATTCATACTTTTTTTATTTGTACTGCAATCACCATGACAAACCATTAATCAAGAGTATGCTGCGCAGTTTTTATGCCTAAAAAATATCGGCATGCCCTTGATCAAATTTTTTACTTACATGTCAGTACAAATATAACGGACAATGGATTTTGGGTATGTGGATGCACTGGTTCATGTAGGTTTTCTATGGTGAGATGACAATCTTCAAACAGCTCTTTCCATTCCTGCATACTTCGCTGGTACCAGGCATAAGGTTCCACAAAGTCATCAGGAAGCCCCTGCCATACATCAGGCTCCCAACCTTGTGGCATTACCTCAGGGTGTAAGCTTTGGATAATGAGTTTGCCTTTAGGAATCAAATGATTACGCAGGCTACACAATAATTCAGCAGCACCTTCTTTGGTGAAGAGGGCAAAATTAAGCACAATACCCTCAAAAGGCGTTCCTTCAATGGCTGAGCTTTGTATGATATTTTCATAACTCAGGCATTGATAATTACCCTGCCCTTTGTCTTGTGCTAATTTTATGAGCATTTCACTGCCATCCACTCCCCGGTATTCCCTGCCTGCTTCGTTCATTCTACGCACCAGCCAACCTTCTCCACAGCCCACATCAAGCATCCGTTTAGTTGGGAGTGATTGCAGTACCTCTACGATGGATTGATTAGTGACCAAACGCCGACTTTCCAGCTTTTCTTCATCAATCAATGTATTCCAGCGATGTGCGTTGAGGTTCCAACTACGAAGCACAGAAGATTCTGGAGGTGATTTCATAAGTAAGTGAACTAAGAAATTTGAATAAGTTAAAGTTAAACTATTTCCGTGAGGAGATGCAGAAACTCATGCTAAAAAGCGTATAAAATCATTGTGAAATGGCTAATCACAATCTTGTGATAAAATTCTAATTGTATACCTTCAGTAAGTAGATTGGTTACTTCCCCTGCCTGCCCCAGACATTCAGCCTTCATAGCTGAGTTTTTAAAACTGCTGGGTACAAATATTGAACTGTAATAAGAAGCGAGCCAGTTCTCAGGAGTTGGATTTTTTCTAAAATGTACTTACAATATTATTCCTCTCCACCAAACAATCCATTTCTGGCAGGTAGTATTTTACAGTTTACTAATAATGGGTAGTGTTGTCTGTTTTTTTTTGCGAAAAAAGGCTTATCTAGTGAATAGTTGTAATTTCGTTTGAGACTTTAAATAACCTTATCAGATGAAAGAAGTTAAAAAGTCTTTTGAAGGTAATTTCTATGAAGTTCTTAAAAAAGCAATGGCAGTGGATAAAAAACACGATAGTTGGTAAAATTATCGGGGATATTATTAAGGGGTTTGAGCATGACAGCCCTTTACTGTATGGAGCATCAATTGCCTTTTATATGATTTTTTCCATGCCAGCTTTACTCATCTTTACTGTAGTAATTGCCGGTACTTTTCTCGGGGAGCAGGCTGCCCAGGGTCAGCTTTTTTATTATATAGAAGAATTTGTAGGGAGTGATACTGCGGAGCAGATACAGAATATTATCAAAAATGCTGCGATTGATGAAGCTGGTTATATAGCTAAAGTAGTAGGTATAGCTACGCTTACTTTTAGTGCCACTACAGTTTTCGTAAATATACAGATAGCGCTGAACGCGATCTGGGGAGTAAGGGCAAAGCCTCAAAAAGGTTGGCTTAAGTTGATCATGGACCGGCTTTTTTCTTTTTTAATTGTAATTGTGCTAGGTGTATTATTACTGACCACAACCCTGATAGAAGCACTTTTGGGTAATTTTCGTGATCTCCTGGTTAGAATTTTCTCTGATTACATTGTGTATCTGATAGAAGTAGTTAGTTCTATCACCAATATTGCTATTGTAACTCTGGTGTTTGCTCTGGTATTCAAGTTGTTGCCTGATGCTAAAGTTCGGTGGAAAGATGTGTGGGTAGGCTCTATTGTAACGACTATACTTTTCCTGATAGGTAAAGGATTGATTGGTGTATACCTGAGCCAGAGTAATTTGTCATCTACTTATGGGGCAGCCGGATCATTGGTTATTTTACTACTTTGGGTCTACTATTCCGCTGTGATTTTTTTGGTCGGGGCTGAGTTTACTAAAGCATATTCACTGCGTGTAGGTAAGGAAATCATACCCAAAAAAAATGCAGTTAGAGTGATACGAAAAGAGATTGAGAGAGAAGTGAAAGAGGTAAATAAATGAGCTTAAAAATAGGAAATATACGAGAGTTTGGTTAAAAATTTAATTCAGAAAAAAATGATGATTTTCCGGGCATCCTGTCCTTCTAACAGGAAAAGGTGCAATCTTCAATTTTTCTTCTTTGAGTTGCAACTTTTTATTTGACAATGCTGTATTAGCAGATATTAACTATATAAAATATGTTCGCCATATTGTCCTACTTAGTGCTAGCCCTGTTTTTGGGCGGGTCTCTGTACATTATCGGACTGATGATTTATTTAGTGCTGAAAAAAAAGAATGCACACATAAAACCATTGGATCCTAAGGGTGCTAATCATCCTGATTTGCCTAAGGCTGCCTGAGATCATATCAAAAGGATGGTAAGCGACACTAAAACTGTCGCTTTTTTTGTTTTTATGATTATTGCTTCAACTCTTTTATTACTTTTGCCACAGTGTCCCTGACCTGTACCGGAAGTCGAAACTGCGAATCAGGTCCGGCAGCAATTGCCATGAAAGGCTTAATTTAGGATTTATAGCATATTTACAAAAACTGATACTTATATGTACACTGGTCTGCTTCATTTACACTCTGCCCTTCGTTATGTAGTTCTGATTCTATTGATTATTGCTGTAATTAATGCATTAATGAAGTGGCAGGGTAAGAAAGAATTTAAGCCGGTAGATAAAAAAATCTATCTATTTACTTTAATCGCTACCCATACTCAACTGCTGATAGGATTGATCCTCTATTTTGTCAGCCCTATAGTAGATCAGGCATATGCAGATTTTGGCGCTGCAATGAAAGATGCTATGCTTAGGTTTTGGGCAATGGAACATTTCGCCTTAATGCTGATTGCTATTATACTTATTACCATAGGGTATTCATCCTCTAAAAAAGTGGTGGATGCAGTAGTCAAACATAAAAAGATAGCTATATTTTTCCTGCTTGGCTTGGTGCTGATTCTATTTGCTATTCCCTGGCCATTCAGTAATGTAGCCAGACCTTGGTTTTAGGATAAATATATAAGTAGAGCTCATACGCGTTACCTTTTTCAATACATCCACTTATCAAAACTCACCATAGGTTCCGGGTAGTCGGTCCCTAATCTGATATTTGCACATTCCAGGCGCTGCTTTTTAAGCCTGGCAGGAAAGTGGGCATGTTTTCCTTTTAATTCTGATAATTCAGGTATCCATTGCCGTATATATTCCCCCTGAGGGTCATACCGCTGGGCTTGGCTCATGATATTGAAATACCGATCCTCCCGAGGATCGTTTCCTACACCTGCAATATAATTCCAGTTGCACCAGTTGCTACACGCATCATAATCAACCAGTAGACTCTCAAAATAAGAAGCTCCCCAGGTCCAGTTTACTTGCAGGTCTTTTATCAAAAAACTGGCTACATTTTGTCTTCCTCTGTTTGACATAAAGCCACTGCAATTCAATTCACGCATATTTGCATCAATGAAAGGAATTCCTGTTTCTCCCTGCTTCCAGCGTTCAAATGTAATTGGATTATCATAAGTCTCCAGTACCTTCTGCTGAATTCCTCCTAACTCAAAAATGAGGCTTCCGTATTTTTTGGCAGTAAAACGAAAGAAATCCCGCCAGAGAAGTTCAAAGAAGAGCCAATAGGTAGAAGTATTCTTTAGTCTTTCGCGTTCGTACCTTTGAATTTCCTCGTAAATTTTCCTCGGAGAAAGAGCTCCAATGGATAGCCAGGCTGAAAACTTAGAGGAGTAATCGTCACCTATTAATCCATTTCGGGTCTCTTTATAAGTTTTGAGCAAATCTTTTTTCCACAAATAGTCATTGAGCCGCTTTAAACCTTCTGTTTCACCACCATTGAATCGGAGTACAGAACGTTCGTCAAACGGAGGAGGAGCAAGGCCAAGGTCATCTAGTGAAGGAATATCGCCTACTTTAATACCACTAAAAGCTCCCATTTCTACTGGTCTGGGCAGAGCTTTTCTGATTTTGGTGGTTCGTTCGGCCTCTTTTCTGAAATGAGTGAAAGTATCAGGTAATCTTTTGATAGGCCAGGGAATATCGTCTAAGTGCAGGAGTGTAGATTGCCAGTTAAGTTCTAAGGAAATACCTTCATGGTTGAGTTCTTCTTCTACAGCCTGATCTATACGTATCTCTTCCGGCGAGGCTTCTCTACTGGCATAAACTACAGTAGCCATAAGCTCTTTTGCCAAAGCAGGAATGATTTTCTCCGGCAATCCCTGACGAATGATCAAATCAGAGCCAATTTCTCTCAAATTCTGCCGTAAGTCTTTCAAAGTTTCCAGCAGAAAACGACCACGAAAAGAACCAGTTTTGGGCAAACCTATCTCTGTTTGTTGATAATTTCTGGGATCAAAGCAATAAACAGGATAAACCATTTTTGAGTTTTGTAATGCTGTAATCAGGTTCACATTATCATGGAGCCTCAGGTCATTCTTGAACCATAGGATGGTATTGCGATGCATATTTTGTTTAATATTAAATTAATAATATTAAACATAAACGCGCTTATAAGTGATAAGTTTGTCTTTTTGTGAAGAAGTATTAAGTATTTTAAGACAAATATTTTTGAAAGTAGCGGCAAAAGTGGATGAGTTCGCACTTATGGCATTGGGGGCTACGGGCGAGACATACATAGCGTCCATGAAGGATAAGCCAATGGTGCGCTTTGCCGATAAATTCATCAGGAATATGGCGGACCAACTGCTTTTCTACTTCCAAAGGAGTTTTGGCAGTCTGGTTGACAAGTCCCAATCTTTTGGATACCCTGAACACATGCGTATCTACTGCCATAGCAGGCTGGTTGAATATGACTGAAGAAATGACATTGGCTGTTTTCCTTCCGACACCAGGAAGCTTTTGTAACTCTTCAACCGTACCGGGTACTTCAGAGTTAAATTGTTCTACCAGCATTTTAGACATACCAATGAGATGCTTGGTTTTATTATTGGGATAGGATATACTTTTGATATAGGGGAAAAGCTCGTCAAAAGTAGCCTGAGAAAGAAGTTTGGGATTAGGGTAGGCCTCAAAAAGAAAAGGCGTCACCATATTGACGCGCTTGTCTGTACATTGTGCACTCAAAATAACAGCTACCAGTAACTCATAAGGGTTACGGTAGCTTAATTCTGTTTGAGGTTCAGGTTTTGTTTCAGCAAAATAATGAATAAATGCCTGAAACCGCTCTTTCCTCGTCATGATCATTCTCCTGCCATCTGCAAATCATAAGACCTGGAATAGTTCAGTATCTTATCAATTGAAGATTGAGAGGGCTCTTTCCTGACAGGATGACAATCAAGGGTGCTTTTTACTGTCAGCATTTGCTGGTACACATCCATAAGCTCATCATCAAGCAACATGGATTCTTGGATCTTGCGCGCTTCATCTTCATTCATTTCATCATAAAGAAAGCGTACTACATCATCTAGGGTAAATGTTTGGATCATAGGCTATATTATGTTTTTGCATTTTCTTCCTCAAATTAATGAGAGCATAACGCATACGGCCTAAAGCAGTGTTGATACTGACTCCTGTTGCATCTGCAATTTCCTTAAAACTCATGTCCATATAATGGCGCATGGTCAGTACCTGTCTTTGCGCTTCAGGCAACTCTTTTATTATTTGTCTCAATAATGCATGCGTATCTTTTTTGATTTGCAGAGACTCTGCTGAGTCTTCTGAAAAATCCAGCGTATTAAAAACACTCGTTCCATCTTCCATTACTACCGTAGGATACCTTTTGTTCTTACGGAAATAATCTATAGATAAATTATGGGCTATACGCATAACCCAAGGTAAAAACTTTCCTTCTTCGTTATATCTACCAGATTTGATAGTATTTATCACCTTGATAAAGGTTTCCTGCAGTATATCTTCTGCCACACATTCATCTTTTACAATCAAGTATATGGTAGTAAAGACTCTTGATTTGTGACGGTTTACTAACTGCTCAAAAGCTGCTTCATTTCCTCTTTTATATAAAGAAACTAGCTTGCTGTCGCTGACTGAATACTTCTTCATTAATCCAATTGTTTAGTTAACGTAGAAGTTTATCTCATATTGTTCTCCTGTTAGTAATGAAACATAAAATTTAATAGGCACATCCTTCAAATTTAGAAAAGTAGCAAATAACATGCAACTTTTATTTTCTCAATTGAAATAAAGAAAGATTAAACTCATAATCTTACATATTTTACAAAATAAAGCATATACACGCAAAATATTTTTAAACTTATTTTCATTTGCAGAAATAAATCTACCTATGCGTAAACTACTAAATATATTAGACTTTGGATTTCAATAAAATGAGAATATAACGCAGTCAATTTACGGTAACATCAACGTTATCTGTATCTGTTTTTCCACTGGGATCAGTAACCTTGAGCCGAAAAGAATAAAACCCACTAGCTGCTGGTGTAAAAGTTGCTTTTTCCTGATCAGCATCATTGATGGTGACCACTGCTCCCACAGGAACAGTATTGGAAACCCATTCATATTCAAGAGAATCGCCATCAGGATCTGAAGAGTCGCCACCATCCAAAGTAACTGTAGCATTGATCTCCACTGTTTGATTTTCGCCTGCATTAGCTACCGGGGGTGAACCTAACGGCTCCAGAATAGTGATGCTTACATCATCCTGTACAGGTGGATGGTTACCATCGTCCACATTTAAACTAATTTCATATACGCCTTCTCTATCAGGTGTAACAGAAGCATTTATTTCATTGGCGTTGTTGAGGCTGGCAGAGCTTCCCTCTGGCTGGTTATTAAGTGTCCATTGGTAAGTGAGGAGATCGCCATCAGGATCAGAAGAATCGTCCCCGCGAAGAGCAATAGTACCTGCCAAGTCTAAAGGTATCGTTACATCATCACCTGCATCTGCAATGGGAGGAGAACCAGGGATATGTGCATCATCACTGCAATGAGTAAAGAAAAATAGGGGTAAAAAAAGGAGAAATCCCAGCTTGAGATAACACATACACCTGTATTTAAAATCTACATCTATAAGATAAGGCTTTTTTCTCACTTTTACCCAATAATAAATAAGAGAAGGTCACCTTTAGATTGTTCTTCTTTATCCTTTTTAAAGATTATCAGTCAGCGTGAACTCCTGATTTGACAAGTCTTATATATCTTGTCTATAGTTTTTTTCTGTAGCAACCCAATTCATTTAAATATATATAAGTCTGGTAGCACTTAAGTTAAAAGATAATTTTTACTTCATAATTATTGTAAACAAAAAATAAGCATATAAGAACCTTTCTTTGCTTTGTGGTATTGTGGAATAGGACATTTCCTTTCGTTGTCAAGAAGGGAAATGACCGCTGTTTGATAACCATAAAATATAGTACATTTGCAGCCTTATGAGCACGGCTAATATTTACAAATACAATATAGAAGATCTTGACCCTAAGCATTTTATTCTGATCAAAGGAGCCAAGGTCAATAACCTTAAGAATTTAACAGTAGCCATTCCGAGAAATAAGCTTGTTGTGGTCACTGGCTTATCAGGATCAGGGAAATCTTCCCTGGCATTTGACACTCTTTTTGCTGAAGGACAACGCATGTATGTGGAGAGTCTAAGTTCCTATGCGCGGCAGTTTCTGGGAAGAATGGAAAAACCTGAGGTAGAATATATCAAAGGCGTATCACCTGCAATTGCCATAGAGCAAAAGGTGAATACCCGCAACCCCCGCTCTACTGTTGGAACGACTACCGAAATTTATGATTACCTAAAACTGCTGTATGCACGCATTGGTAAAACCTATTCGCCAGTGAGTGGAGAATTGGTAACTCGCGATACAGTGAGCAGTATAGTGGATTTTATATTTAATCAGGCTGATGGTACCAAGCTGATGGTGCTTTGCCCACTGCACCAGAAGAATGATCGCCCACTGACCGATGAACTGAATATTCTGATGCAGAAAGGGTTTACCCGGATCATGGTCAATAATGAAGTGCTATTCATTGAAGAGTTGCTGGAAAAAGAAGTGGCAGATGCAGATATTAAAATCATGATAGATCGCGCCACCGTCAGGCAGGGTGACCAGGATCTGGCTTACAGGATTGCTGATTCGGTGCAAACTGCTTTTTTTGAAGGTGAAGGTACTTGTCTGGTAGATATTGTGCAACAAGAAGGCATGCAACATCATCGTTTTTCAGATAGGTTTGAGCAGGACGGGATGGTATTTGAAGAACCCAGCGTCAATCTTTTTACTTTCAACAATCCTTACGGAGCCTGTCGTACCTGTGAGGGTTTTGGCAAGGTGCTGGGTATAGATGAAGATCTGGTAATTCCTGATAAGAGCCTCTCCGTATATGAAGGGGCTATCGCTCCCTGGCGTAGCCATTCTATGAAAAAATGGCTGGACCCACTACTCAGACATGGGATAGAATTTGACTTTCCAATTCATCGTGCTTATGTAGAACTCAGTGACGAGCAAAAAACACTGCTATGGACTGGTAATCAATATTTCAAGGGCTTAGACGCTTTTTTTAAATATTTAGCCTCCAAAACACATAAAATACAGTACCGGGTCATGTTGTCCCGCTATCGCGGGCGTACAGTTTGCCCCGATTGTAAGGGAACACGTCTTCGGAAAGATGCTTCTTATGTAAAGATTGAAGGGGCTTCCATTACAGAGTTGGTATTGATGCAGATTGAACAAATGATTGATTTTTTTGATCGTCTGCAATTAGATGAACATGATGTACAAATCTCCAATCGTATCCTGAAGGAAATACGTAGTCGATTGGAATACCTTAATCAGGTAGGACTTGGATATCTTACCCTCAACAGACTTACCAGCACACTTTCCGGTGGAGAGTATCAGCGTATCAAGCTGGCTACCTCTTTGGGTAGCGCTCTGGTAGGTTCCATGTATATTCTGGATGAACCCAGTATTGGATTGCATCCCCGTGATACGGCGCGTTTGGTAGAAGTACTTAAAACCTTACGCAATCTGGGCAATACAGTAATTGTGGTAGAACATGAGGAAGAAGTAATGAGGGCTGCTGACGAAATTATTGACATAGGCCCTAATGCTGGTTCACATGGTGGAGAACTGGTTTTCCAGGGTACCATTCAGGAATTAGAAAAACAGAATGGTCATGCCAACACCCATACTTCTCGCTACCTTAGTGGTACAGATAGTATAGCTATTCCTGCTCAGCGACGTACATCAAAGCATAAAATCAGCATATCAGGAGCCAGAGAAAATAACCT harbors:
- a CDS encoding sensor histidine kinase, which encodes MDAADIIEQEKDNIIQQWIESVETEIPHSQNYEEPTIMNSVPELLDALIKAIRSRDVSHLATKGAVHGKQRAPFPEYSLRHVIKEYRLLKRTLFSVLDAYPKSNESLERDIVMYVIDEAVEQASEAFYQFRMAEDTSDKEKVENLLVQMKDQDNLRDQFIAALSHDIRNPLNNTLSAVALLENRLSSADDELVHKLLNVIKLSMDKGNALINNLLNVSLIQAGEHLPIYREEGDLLKEIKESVNSLSPDIQSRVNIYHHQTEISGYWDIKALCRAIDNLISNALKHGDPKKEINIRFNQDEQQTSIEVHNHNNGKPIPEEKQKELFDLYYRDSPSKSRGWGLGLTLVKGIVDAHNGEVKVHSTEEKGTAFILILPNWKEE
- a CDS encoding class I SAM-dependent methyltransferase produces the protein MKSPPESSVLRSWNLNAHRWNTLIDEEKLESRRLVTNQSIVEVLQSLPTKRMLDVGCGEGWLVRRMNEAGREYRGVDGSEMLIKLAQDKGQGNYQCLSYENIIQSSAIEGTPFEGIVLNFALFTKEGAAELLCSLRNHLIPKGKLIIQSLHPEVMPQGWEPDVWQGLPDDFVEPYAWYQRSMQEWKELFEDCHLTIENLHEPVHPHTQNPLSVIFVLTCK
- a CDS encoding YihY/virulence factor BrkB family protein translates to MKFLKKQWQWIKNTIVGKIIGDIIKGFEHDSPLLYGASIAFYMIFSMPALLIFTVVIAGTFLGEQAAQGQLFYYIEEFVGSDTAEQIQNIIKNAAIDEAGYIAKVVGIATLTFSATTVFVNIQIALNAIWGVRAKPQKGWLKLIMDRLFSFLIVIVLGVLLLTTTLIEALLGNFRDLLVRIFSDYIVYLIEVVSSITNIAIVTLVFALVFKLLPDAKVRWKDVWVGSIVTTILFLIGKGLIGVYLSQSNLSSTYGAAGSLVILLLWVYYSAVIFLVGAEFTKAYSLRVGKEIIPKKNAVRVIRKEIEREVKEVNK
- a CDS encoding cytochrome B; the protein is MYTGLLHLHSALRYVVLILLIIAVINALMKWQGKKEFKPVDKKIYLFTLIATHTQLLIGLILYFVSPIVDQAYADFGAAMKDAMLRFWAMEHFALMLIAIILITIGYSSSKKVVDAVVKHKKIAIFFLLGLVLILFAIPWPFSNVARPWF
- a CDS encoding DASH family cryptochrome, which encodes MHRNTILWFKNDLRLHDNVNLITALQNSKMVYPVYCFDPRNYQQTEIGLPKTGSFRGRFLLETLKDLRQNLREIGSDLIIRQGLPEKIIPALAKELMATVVYASREASPEEIRIDQAVEEELNHEGISLELNWQSTLLHLDDIPWPIKRLPDTFTHFRKEAERTTKIRKALPRPVEMGAFSGIKVGDIPSLDDLGLAPPPFDERSVLRFNGGETEGLKRLNDYLWKKDLLKTYKETRNGLIGDDYSSKFSAWLSIGALSPRKIYEEIQRYERERLKNTSTYWLFFELLWRDFFRFTAKKYGSLIFELGGIQQKVLETYDNPITFERWKQGETGIPFIDANMRELNCSGFMSNRGRQNVASFLIKDLQVNWTWGASYFESLLVDYDACSNWCNWNYIAGVGNDPREDRYFNIMSQAQRYDPQGEYIRQWIPELSELKGKHAHFPARLKKQRLECANIRLGTDYPEPMVSFDKWMY
- the nth gene encoding endonuclease III; this encodes MTRKERFQAFIHYFAETKPEPQTELSYRNPYELLVAVILSAQCTDKRVNMVTPFLFEAYPNPKLLSQATFDELFPYIKSISYPNNKTKHLIGMSKMLVEQFNSEVPGTVEELQKLPGVGRKTANVISSVIFNQPAMAVDTHVFRVSKRLGLVNQTAKTPLEVEKQLVRHIPDEFIGKAHHWLILHGRYVCLARSPQCHKCELIHFCRYFQKYLS
- a CDS encoding RNA polymerase sigma factor is translated as MKKYSVSDSKLVSLYKRGNEAAFEQLVNRHKSRVFTTIYLIVKDECVAEDILQETFIKVINTIKSGRYNEEGKFLPWVMRIAHNLSIDYFRKNKRYPTVVMEDGTSVFNTLDFSEDSAESLQIKKDTHALLRQIIKELPEAQRQVLTMRHYMDMSFKEIADATGVSINTALGRMRYALINLRKKMQKHNIAYDPNIYPR
- a CDS encoding PKD domain-containing protein, which produces MCYLKLGFLLFLPLFFFTHCSDDAHIPGSPPIADAGDDVTIPLDLAGTIALRGDDSSDPDGDLLTYQWTLNNQPEGSSASLNNANEINASVTPDREGVYEISLNVDDGNHPPVQDDVSITILEPLGSPPVANAGENQTVEINATVTLDGGDSSDPDGDSLEYEWVSNTVPVGAVVTINDADQEKATFTPAASGFYSFRLKVTDPSGKTDTDNVDVTVN
- the uvrA gene encoding excinuclease ABC subunit UvrA, producing the protein MSTANIYKYNIEDLDPKHFILIKGAKVNNLKNLTVAIPRNKLVVVTGLSGSGKSSLAFDTLFAEGQRMYVESLSSYARQFLGRMEKPEVEYIKGVSPAIAIEQKVNTRNPRSTVGTTTEIYDYLKLLYARIGKTYSPVSGELVTRDTVSSIVDFIFNQADGTKLMVLCPLHQKNDRPLTDELNILMQKGFTRIMVNNEVLFIEELLEKEVADADIKIMIDRATVRQGDQDLAYRIADSVQTAFFEGEGTCLVDIVQQEGMQHHRFSDRFEQDGMVFEEPSVNLFTFNNPYGACRTCEGFGKVLGIDEDLVIPDKSLSVYEGAIAPWRSHSMKKWLDPLLRHGIEFDFPIHRAYVELSDEQKTLLWTGNQYFKGLDAFFKYLASKTHKIQYRVMLSRYRGRTVCPDCKGTRLRKDASYVKIEGASITELVLMQIEQMIDFFDRLQLDEHDVQISNRILKEIRSRLEYLNQVGLGYLTLNRLTSTLSGGEYQRIKLATSLGSALVGSMYILDEPSIGLHPRDTARLVEVLKTLRNLGNTVIVVEHEEEVMRAADEIIDIGPNAGSHGGELVFQGTIQELEKQNGHANTHTSRYLSGTDSIAIPAQRRTSKHKISISGARENNLKHIHVDIPLGVLTVVTGVSGSGKSTLIKSILYPALGKIFGTVNETTGKFDKLEGDVKKVTQVEFVDQNPIGKSSRSNPVTYVKAYDGIRQLFSEQPLAKQRGYKPAFFSFNVDGGRCENCQGEGQVKIEMQFMADIYLTCEACGGKRFKKEILEVKYNDKDIAEVLDMTVDDSVEFFATQNIVVNKLQPLQDVGLGYVRLGQSSSSLSGGEAQRVKLASFLGKGNSIRSNQEHILFIFDEPTTGLHFHDIRKLMLAINALIEQSNSVVIIEHNMEVIKSADWIIDLGPEGGKQGGQVIFTGTPEEMIRLKDNYTAQYLKGKF